One Plasmodium knowlesi strain H genome assembly, chromosome: 10 genomic window carries:
- a CDS encoding trafficking protein particle complex subunit 8, putative, translated as MAKRIEAEIRKIIGDIYVSTILISSSRIAKREVALFLGISINDLFQPFGCPNHLVNDKNEQVDLTLSGAVNINYLNKNNVICQKVVEYQKIKLQFVNLEEYIDVKLDSLDRLLIDSISHNEPDYTDIYNEENLSAYFAKNNQDCAEQSEDHFNYICANSNALANHVKKEVLRNSAEGAFPSHSVYSERVVQADSTATPFSPPHTPYDASTISPLGHCTGRKESLSNVHKYNAFFLPWFRTYLKTAWKYTHMFSDSSCTPLGLIYIGSTRDENVVDTYKSMIQKDLKKEKVGIHAHIPKCIILLHISSNHDDDIETDVQKLFVKIQSTFPNFKCHLLIIKAHRFLNKCVGGGEKSMHTVANDKVEHIIEHVESIPSVKRPSDDDLAKGEVTQADISYEGKPPVDGPNRQNVQHHGESKGNDPATPQVNSKESVLGDERLLSYTEINTLRTNKNKLYQQKDTLHLRLNRIQELYVDNLGSHFSDRTEDGIKTATSMIEIEEMKKVKTNFASQMNSIYEYIFSDQIIYISKKDPLHLDEAYFCCCLEKVDIISLKMFFHNFVQICVIPYMNTITYDINHLILRNRKTLRNQLKFMWKRTKLNFSSSDAALLVAEQTGNAFLNVAQNVLAPSSDTTGGANALLGKFEQEEEKVGLPEDQRKSIPPESASVQRSASGNSAQMAGGSTVKAVDAVDSVDMGSVVNPVNPVDTVEAAPMGDAKNYNKEPLEHLYKTLSDVYFILGEYELAYNTLKICINEFKHEKLYFYLGNIYKLTSLSIFNMDNQVNKKDSLYYLDLSYQMFSKCQHLNYMFICSILNYYLSLILDEKNEASVNILINANVDFTYLDEKLIEDGRPVGEGRPTKLSFQINNIRSGLLLEQITYSYKKRKKKKKKKKKSGQPSHSMANYAPGNEQITNSVDKFEDPDVERSHAGISATVGEDHLMNRQSEHTHNLLTKGNITSGEVYLGDASEEGNQALQPRFEQNYNWHHYEGNENQSGDSSRQRRETSEMFTSSDDYDEGESHQSVNRVNRSVENTLLLPGDSDEKIAKKKNDYKRRKYLFEMTLAGHTFNKCGFKKLALFCYSKVLKKYEKKKMKHIYEHLHFMMARQAFSINLYYEALNHYICILNSIAKSFEHSYILNGHVDIYYASPDKEINFIREFAYVYKIYVDRVLNRFFRRMKDRNAQVETQEGNQLDQIHNSREKPNHTLSNEATPPNKLNRMVYFQEDNEENIIKPLNLRIPLVHIRDDEGCFLNSIYISKTNIYTYQSRMDSNFYEIIKECLFKMNKYDTTIDDLFTIMAKEFNDLSLSNLHELNYLHFTYKKFINCLLNDSIECSSSEFSISDGAKGAGASSSEATTSTEGNTDNKSPSAPGYAPIISINATPFLSSNSKECFITYIHQLKKKFINCHPLMQSVSGKNIYQGSTTKEETIVNTKFVQYASKGEFIFVTFKLVNPLHTKVECQGAHICAHYHNGGMNNDIEVEKRVIILEARETRVFTLFLRPQKRGLLFISGITWHLFGLVKVHQNFFVYGMKKLNKKFDRMHTIKYDDVYNCDGKEDKKQSVKRLNKEINSYTWSSNIGMPEGTSADKMKHYDVDNRLLLYVYDNTYHFSFQFENIHSGEKREVSKYEVDFVELLEGENFEMVLKTVNHSTMPVNYLSFCITPSSLFNCYKVVHNEQEYLLGEPPNVQLISHHDEGQHDHTCRGFSHENNAQMGGRGKFHKNELNSKRKDLSIVSDMYSEEALREDTNVFRQKFKNKQIQHIKISGDISENDVFYLHVQVKSNCTGMHKCMITALCKHKNEEIKVEDDMHMKMKKKKENSLSYEEIFVDKKEKCFLFLRLLHIVPLVKLNTYLLNPCHGSNSFIYFFIHNLCRSDIYMHDIFLERQEGSRSLTMEKNSSKKSADARANSNFTKLITVHASNFVYLRRGEKSTALLCTTEPPPNVAVNLSRKIPQNSAPIYVHMNWVVKEGTHTRKGSMKKAVHYHTDIITLSVEQTNRDIYLNNQKEINFKIAINIQNNSGEDLTNFYVQAQEVDSMNSAFSMDCYGNEGGHHLDVPMFDVLEVGSDGGEHLQGQIEYPHKNDLPEDVEKKLPTISSINVNAPPRGDMSISNFANDLGSFQMDQVLEYKNLRNGFPPQCSVDEAKGEGGATHFSYASSLNDEISIAQNNMTRKIDLSSYKPISASYRWDGNFEVSMSTGLLGTGYLLDEVDGENEPVGGRQDVTFEASNTMEKRNLHTGKMIRRFHKNVRDNTYVYKNHCANTSQCTLLGRNLSPENVQKEKDTGKRALSLSGFVFMGIVQRYIKRLKKGECKKLYFNVLFTREGIYNINKFHVIFNMHNQTFMVQPLNQLIVQVHR; from the exons ATGGCTAAACGCATCGAGGCGGAAATCAGGAAGATAATCGGGGATATCTACGTGTCGACGATCCTAATTAGCAGTAGTAGAATTGCGAAAAGAGAAGTCGCGCTCTTTCTAGGCATTAGCATAAACGACCTGTTCCAACCATTCGGATGCCCCAATCATTTGgtgaatgataaaaatgaacaagtagACCTAACCTTAAGTGGAGCAGTAAATATAAATTacttaaacaaaaataatgtaatatgCCAAAAAGTAGTGGAGTACCAGAAAATTAAGCTGCAGTTTGTTAACCTTGAAGAATACATAGATGTAAAATTGGATTCTTTGGATCGTCTCCTAATAGACTCCATTTCTCACAATGAACCGGATTACACCGACATATACAACGAAGAAAACTTAAGTGCGTATTTCGCGAAGAATAATCAAGATTGCGCTGAGCAGAGTGAGGACCATTTTAACTACATATGTGCCAACTCAAATGCGCTCGCAAATCATgtaaagaaagaagttttgaGGAACTCCGCGGAGGGGGCATTCCCCTCGCACAGTGTGTACAGCGAAAGGGTTGTACAAGCAGATTCAACAGCAACACccttctctcccccccaCACGCCATATGATGCATCTACTATATCTCCACTTGGCCATTGtacagggagaaaagaatCCCTTTCGAATGTTCACAAATATAAcgccttcttccttccatggTTTAGGACCTACCTTAAGACAGCCTGGAAGTACACCCACATGTTCAGCGATAGCTCCTGTACCCCCCTAGGCCTCATTTACATAGGGAGCACGAGGGACGAAAACGTAGTCGATACATACAAAAGTATGATTCagaaagatttaaaaaaagaaaaagtgggcATACATGCACACATCCCCAAGTGCATAATTCTCCTGCACATATCGAGCAACCACGATGATGACATAGAAACTGATGTGCAGAAGTTGTTTGTGAAAATTCAGTCCACCTTCCCAAACTTCAAGTGCCATTTGCTTATTATCAAGGCGCATCGATTTTTGAATAAGTGCGTAGGAGGGGGCGAAAAAAGTATGCACACGGTGGCAAATGATAAGGTGGAGCACATAATAGAACATGTTGAATCCATCCCTAGTGTGAAACGCCCTTCTGATGATGATTTGGCCAAGGGAGAAGTAACCCAGGCCGATATATCGTACGAAGGGAAACCCCCCGTAGATGGACCCAACAGACAAAATGTTCAACATCACGGAGAGTCTAAAGGGAATGATCCCGCCACTCCACAGGTCAACTCCAAGGAAAGCGTCCTGGGGGATGAACGCTTATTGTCTTACACAGAAATTAACACACTAAGGACGAATAAAAACAAGTTGTATCAACAGAAAGACACACTCCATCTACGATTAAACAGAATACAGGAGCTGTACGTGGATAACTTAGGTAGCCATTTTAGTGATCGCACTGAGGATGGAATAAAAACGGCCACGAGCATGATCGAAAttgaggaaatgaaaaaagtgaagacaAACTTTGCTAGCCAAATGAATTCTATTtatgaatacattttttcggACCAAATTATATACATCAGTAAGAAGGACCCCCTACATTTGGACGAAGCTTATTTTTGCTGTTGTCTAGAGAAAGTAGATATTATATCgctaaaaatgttttttcataACTTTGTACAGATCTGTGTTATTCCGTACATGAACACAATTACTTACGACATCAACCACCTCATTTTGAGGAATAGAAAAACCTTGCGCAATCAGTTAAAGTTCATGTGGAAGAGAACAAAGTTGAATTTTAGTTCAAGCGATGCGGCTTTGTTGGTCGCTGAGCAGACAGGCAATGCTTTTCTGAATGTTGCGCAGAACGTGTTGGCACCGAGTAGTGACACGACAGGTGGAGCTAACGCTCTTCTTGGTAAGTTCgaacaggaggaagaaaaagttggCCTTCCGGAGGACCAACGGAAAAGCATCCCACCGGAGTCTGCGTCTGTGCAAAGAAGCGCAAGTGGGAATTCTGCGCAGATGGCGGGGGGCTCCACGGTTAAAGCGGTTGACGCGGTTGACTCGGTTGACATGGGTAGCGTGGTTAATCCGGTTAATCCGGTGGACACGGTTGAAGCCGCCCCCATGGGCGACGCGAAGAACTACAACAAGGAACCACTGGAACATCTGTACAAAACCCTCAGCGACGTTTACTTCATCCTGGGCGAGTACGAACTGGCTTACAACACTCTAAAAATTTGCATCAACGAATTTAAGCATGAAAAGTTATATTTCTACTTAGGCAATATTTACAAACTTACGagcctttccatttttaacatgGACAATCAAGTAAACAAAAAGGATTCCCTGTACTATCTGGACCTGAGTTATCAGATGTTCTCAAAGTGCCAACACCTCAACTACATGTTTATATGCTCCATATTAAATTACTACCTTTCCCTGATTCTTGATGAGAAGAACGAAGCATCTGTAAACATTTTGATTAACGCCAATGTGGATTTTACCTACCTCGACGAAAAACTCATTGAGGATGGAAGACCCGTGGGGGAGGGTAGACCCACCAAACTGTCTTTCCAAATTAACAACATAAGGTCGGGATTACTCTTAGAGCAAATAACCTACAGTtacaagaaaaggaaaaaaaaaaaaaaaaaaaaaaaaaaaagtggacaaCCTTCTCACTCAATGGCCAACTATGCCCCAGGAAATGAGCAAATAACAAATTCAGTTGATAAGTTTGAAGATCCTGATGTTGAGAGATCCCATGCGGGCATCAGTGCAACAGTGGGAGAGGATCACCTGATGAACAGGCAGAGTGAACACACGCATAACCTTTTAACCAAAGGTAACATAACTTCTGGGGAGGTCTACCTGGGGGATGCATCTGAAGAAGGCAACCAAGCGCTCCAACCCCGGTTTGAACAAAATTACAATTGGCACCATTACGAAGGGAACGAAAACCAAAGTGGAGACTCTTCTCGTCAGCGAAGAGAAACCAGCGAGATGTTCACCAGTTCAGATGATTATGACGAGGGGGAGAGTCACCAAAGTGTGAATAGAGTAAATCGCAGTGTAGAAAATACACTTCTCCTACCAGGCGATTCAGacgaaaaaattgcaaaaaagaaaaacgactACAAGCGTAGGAAGTACCTATTCGAAATGACCCTGGCAGGACACACATTCAACAAATGTGGGTTCAAGAAGTTGGCTCTCTTTTGCTACTCCAAAGTGCTaaagaaatatgaaaaaaaaaaaatgaaacacatATATGAGCACTTACATTTTATGATGGCTCGACAAGCATTCAGTATCAACTTGTATTACGAAGCACTGAACCATTACATCTGCATTCTGAACTCTATCGCGAAGAGCTTCGAACATTCCTACATCCTAAACGGACACGTAGACATTTACTACGCCTCGCCGGACAAGGAAATCAATTTCATTAGGGAGTTCGCCTACGTGTACAAGATTTATGTCGACCGAGTATTGAATAGATTCTTCAGGCGGATGAAGGATAGGAATGCCCAGGTAGAAACACAGGAAGGTAATCAATTAGATCAGATACACAACTCGAGAGAAAAACCAAACCATACTTTGTCCAACGAAGCTACTCCGCCAAACAAGCTAAACCGAATGGTGTACTTCCAGGAGGACAACGAGGAGAACATAATAAAACCCCTGAACCTCCGGATCCCCCTCGTGCACATAAGGGACGACGAAGGTTGTTTCTTAAACTCCATTTATATAAGCAAAACGAACATCTACACATATCAAAGTAGAATGGATAGTAACTTCTATGAGATCATCAAGGAGTGTCTATTTAAAATGAACAAGTATGACACGACAATTGATGATCTCTTCACCATTATGGCAAAGGAGTTTAATGATTTATCTCTATCGAACCTGCACGAATTGAATTATCTTCACTTTACATACAAGAAGTTTATCAATTGCCTTTTGAACGATTCCATTGAGTGCTCGTCATCCGAATTTTCCATATCTGACGGTGCAAAAGGTGCGGGTGCTTCTTCCAGTGAGGCTACTACATCTACTGAAGGAAACACGGATAACAAGTCCCCATCCGCACCAGGATACGCACCCATCATATCGATCAACGCGACCCCATTCCTAAGCTCCAACAGTAAAGAATGCTTCATCACGTACATTCAccaattgaagaaaaaatttatcaacTGTCACCCCCTCATGCAGTCTGTAAGTGGAAAGAATATATACCAGGGATCCACAACCAAAGAGGAAACCATCGTGAACACCAAGTTCGTTCAGTACGCCTCCAAGGGGGAGTTCATATTTGTAACTTTTAAATTGGTGAATCCTCTACACACCAAGGTAGAATGCCAGGGCGCACACATCTGCGCGCATTACCATAACGGAGGCATGAATAACGATATCGAGGTGGAGAAGAGGGTAATAATTTTGGAGGCCAGGGAGACCAGGGTCTTTACTCTATTCCTGCGCCCTCAGAAGAGGGGCCTACTGTTCATATCGG GAATAACGTGGCACCTGTTCGGCCTCGTCAAGGTACACCAGAACTTCTTCGTATATGGCATGAAGAAGTTAAACAAAAAGTTCGATCGCATGCACACCATCAAGTACGACGATGTGTACAACTGCGATGGCAAGGAAGACAAGAAGCAAAGTGTAAAGCGGCTGAACAAGGAAATTAATTCATACACATGGTCTAGCAACATAGGAATGCCAGAAGGGACTAGCGCAGACAAAATGAAGCATTACGATGTAGACAACAGACTCCTCCTCTACGTCTACGACAACACATATCATTTCTCCTTCCAATTTGAAAATATCCATTCGGGAGAAAAGCGAGAGGTGAGCAAATATGAGGTAGATTTTGTTGAACTtctggaaggggaaaatttcGAGATGGTCCTAAAAACCGTTAACCATTCAACCATGCCCGTGAATTACCTAAGTTTCTGCATAACCCCATCCAGCCTGTTTAACTGTTATAAGGTAGTACATAATGAACAAGAGTACCTACTTGGAGAACCTCCAAATGTACAACTTATATCACACCATGATGAGGGACAGCACGATCATACGTGTAGAGGATTCTCCCATGAAAATAACGCCCAAatgggggggagagggaaatttcataaaaatgaacttaACTCAAAGAGGAAAGACCTCTCCATAGTTTCTGACATGTATTCTGAAGAGGCACTACGTGAAGACACCAATGTATTCAGacagaaatttaaaaacaaacaaattcAGCATATAAAAATCAGTGGAGATATATCCGAAAATGACGTTTTTTACCTGCACGTTCAGGTAAAATCCAACTGTACGGGAATGCACAAATGTATGATAACAGCTTTGTgcaaacataaaaatgaagagataAAAGTGGAAGATGACATGCAcatgaagatgaagaagaaaaaagaaaatagccTTAGttatgaagaaatttttgtggataaaaaagaaaaatgttttttatttttaagacTGCTGCACATCGTTCCTTTGGTCAAGCTAAATACATACTTACTAAACCCGTGCCATGGTTCAAATtcgttcatttatttcttcattcacAACTTATGTAGGAGTGATATTTACATGCATGACATATTTTTGGAGCGTCAGGAAGGATCTCGTTCTCTCaccatggaaaaaaattcctccaaAAAAAGTGCGGATGCTCGTGCCAATTCGAACTTCACCAAATTGATTACGGTGCACGCATCCAATTTTGTGTACCTCaggagaggagaaaaatccaCGGCGCTCCTCTGCACCACGGAGCCTCCTCCAAATGTAGCAGTGAACTTGTCGCGAAAGATCCCACAGAATTCAGCTCCTATCTATGTCCACATGAACTGGGTCGTGAAGGAAGGAACACACACCCGCAAGGGATCCATGAAGAAGGCCGTCCACTACCACACGGATATAATAACCCTCTCAGTGGAACAAACCAACAGAGACATTTATCTGAATAaccaaaaggaaataaattttaaaatagcaATAAACATTCAGAACAATTCAGGAGAAGACCTTACGAATTTTTATGTGCAAGCTCAAGAGGTGGATTCCATGAATTCAGCCTTCTCCATGGACTGCTACGGCAATGAAGGAGGACACCACTTGGACGTTCCCATGTTTGACGTTCTCGAGGTGGGTTCCGATGGGGGGGAACATCTCCAAGGACAGATCGAATATCCACACAAGAATGATCTGCCAGAGGATGTCGAGAAGAAACTCCCCACGATAAGTAGTATCAACGTGAACGCTCCTCCCCGTGGGGATATGAGCATATCCAATTTCGCAAATGACTTGGGAAGTTTCCAAATGGATCAGGTGTTGGAATACAAGAACCTACGTAATGGGTTCCCCCCCCAATGTAGCGTAGACGAAGCGAAAGGAGAGGGTGGAGCCACACATTTCTCCTACGCGTCCTCTCTTAACGATGAAATAAGTATTGCACAGAATAACATGACACGGAAAATCGACTTGTCCAGTTACAAACCCATAAGTGCAAGCTACCGATGGGATGGTAACTTTGAGGTGAGCATGTCGACGGGGTTACTTGGAACCGGCTATCTCCTCGATGAGGTGGATGGGGAGAACGAACCTGTCGGCGGAAGGCAAGATGTGACATTCGAAGCATCCAACacgatggaaaaaagaaacctcCACACGGGTAAAATGATCAGAAGATTCCACAAAAACGTAAGGGAcaacacatatgtgtacaaaaaCCACTGCGCAAATACCAGCCAATGCACCCTACTGGGTAGAAACCTCTCACCAGAAAATGtccaaaaggagaaagacacAGGAAAAAGGGCCCTTTCACTAAGTGGCTTCGTTTTCATGGGAATTGTCCAACGGTATATAAAAAGATTGAAAAAGGGAGAATGCAAAAAGTTATATTTTAATGTACTTTTCACTCGGGAGGGAATCTAcaacataaataaatttcaTGTCATTTTCAACATGCACAATCAGACCTTCATGGTGCAGCCGCTTAATCAGTTAATTGTGCAGGTGCACCGATGA